In one Halorubrum sp. CBA1229 genomic region, the following are encoded:
- a CDS encoding phosphopantetheine adenylyltransferase: MNVALGGTFDPVHDGHRKLFERAFELGDVTVGLTSDELAPKTRHVERYVRPYDRRKRDLEAELEPRAEKHDREFAVRELTEPTGIAVEPEFDALIVSPETKAGGERINEIRREHGHDPLELVVVDHVQAEDGERISSTRIVAGEIDEHGNRTPDREGRGATRPE, encoded by the coding sequence ATGAACGTCGCGCTTGGTGGCACCTTCGACCCCGTTCACGACGGCCACCGGAAGCTGTTCGAACGGGCGTTCGAGTTGGGGGACGTCACCGTCGGCCTCACGTCCGACGAGCTCGCGCCGAAGACCCGACACGTCGAGCGCTACGTCCGCCCGTACGACCGCCGCAAGCGCGACCTGGAGGCCGAGCTGGAGCCGCGGGCCGAGAAGCACGACCGCGAGTTCGCGGTCCGCGAGCTCACCGAGCCGACCGGCATCGCCGTCGAGCCCGAGTTCGACGCGCTGATCGTCTCGCCCGAGACGAAGGCCGGCGGCGAGCGGATCAACGAGATCCGCCGCGAACACGGCCACGACCCGCTCGAGCTGGTCGTCGTCGACCACGTCCAAGCCGAGGACGGCGAACGCATCTCCTCGACGCGGATCGTCGCGGGCGAGATCGACGAGCACGGCAACCGCACGCCCGACCGCGAGGGCCGCGGCGCGACCCGACCGGAATGA
- a CDS encoding ABC transporter permease, with protein MLRASVIERLAIATASTALALLIGVTIVAAAGYDPVQFITNVIEGALGGRSAIARTLRFSTLFILTGVAVAVAFRAGVFNIGVQGQFVVGGFATIMSIIWTAPLLPEGVVGGVGLLLVGFLAGIFAGGAYGALPGALKAYADANVIITTIMLNFIATGVVGWLVQNPFRGEGNAAPNTERIPEYVSLPGIVFDSSGFSIIGLGIALAAVAVVFVVMERTRFGYDMVTSGHQESAATYSGVGAERTVVLTMTLSGMVAGLAGAVFAIMVQGYYTDPSGIGTYGFDAIAVSLLAANNPLGIVPAGLLFGGLDSAGSHIGIYSDVPVQLIDGVIGLVILFVAVPELFRMAAERTGLGGESR; from the coding sequence ATGTTACGCGCGTCGGTGATCGAACGGTTGGCGATCGCGACGGCTTCGACAGCACTGGCCCTGCTAATCGGAGTCACCATCGTCGCGGCAGCCGGTTACGACCCGGTGCAGTTCATCACGAACGTGATAGAAGGTGCCCTCGGCGGACGGTCGGCTATCGCGCGGACACTGCGGTTCTCGACGCTGTTCATCCTGACCGGCGTCGCGGTTGCGGTCGCGTTCCGAGCAGGCGTGTTCAACATCGGCGTCCAAGGGCAGTTCGTCGTCGGCGGCTTCGCGACTATCATGTCGATCATCTGGACGGCACCGCTGTTACCCGAAGGCGTCGTCGGGGGCGTCGGATTACTTCTCGTCGGGTTCCTCGCCGGGATCTTCGCGGGCGGCGCCTACGGAGCGCTCCCGGGCGCGCTGAAGGCCTACGCTGACGCCAACGTGATCATCACCACGATCATGTTGAACTTCATCGCGACCGGCGTCGTCGGGTGGCTGGTCCAGAATCCGTTTCGCGGTGAGGGGAACGCGGCGCCGAACACGGAGCGGATTCCGGAGTACGTCTCTCTGCCCGGTATCGTGTTCGACAGTTCCGGGTTCTCGATTATCGGATTGGGGATCGCGCTCGCGGCCGTCGCGGTGGTCTTCGTCGTGATGGAACGCACCCGATTCGGGTACGACATGGTGACCAGCGGCCATCAGGAATCGGCGGCGACGTACTCCGGTGTTGGCGCCGAGCGGACGGTCGTCCTGACGATGACGCTCTCGGGGATGGTCGCGGGACTCGCCGGCGCGGTGTTCGCGATTATGGTTCAGGGCTACTACACCGACCCGAGCGGCATCGGTACGTACGGATTCGACGCGATCGCCGTGAGCCTGCTCGCCGCGAACAACCCGCTCGGAATCGTTCCCGCCGGACTGTTGTTCGGGGGGCTCGACTCGGCCGGATCACACATCGGGATTTACTCCGACGTTCCCGTCCAGCTCATCGACGGCGTCATCGGGCTCGTCATTCTCTTCGTCGCCGTGCCGGAACTGTTCCGGATGGCCGCGGAACGAACCGGCCTCGGAGGTGAGAGCCGATGA
- a CDS encoding RNA-binding protein: MAKVPFHYVDLRAFSYATEDEKRVEDALRTFLPEDAEIDRVENVGHHGDRIVVLSARIENADGMRHVLDALADLDDVDRVIDELDQRVDDNCALFLRVDKQAAFRGDVRLGPGITVRAKVEAYPAKQEAAVENARETLSRLADDDAAAGDDDAAAGDDDAA, encoded by the coding sequence ATGGCCAAAGTCCCCTTCCACTACGTCGACCTCCGGGCGTTCTCGTACGCCACCGAGGACGAGAAGCGGGTCGAAGACGCCCTCCGCACGTTCCTCCCCGAGGACGCCGAGATCGACCGCGTCGAGAACGTCGGTCACCACGGCGACCGGATCGTCGTCCTCTCCGCCCGGATCGAGAACGCCGACGGGATGCGCCACGTCCTCGACGCCTTGGCCGACCTCGACGACGTCGACCGCGTGATCGACGAGCTCGACCAGCGCGTCGACGACAACTGCGCGCTGTTCCTCCGCGTCGACAAGCAGGCCGCGTTCCGCGGCGACGTTCGGCTCGGGCCCGGGATCACCGTCCGCGCGAAGGTGGAGGCGTACCCGGCGAAGCAGGAGGCGGCCGTCGAGAACGCCCGCGAAACGCTATCCCGGCTGGCCGACGACGATGCGGCCGCTGGCGACGACGACGCGGCCGCTGGCGACGACGACGCGGCGTAA
- the ligA gene encoding ATP-dependent DNA ligase LigA, which yields MEFATFAARAEELAAEPGDIGTTLAVADLLRATDGDDLATVTRFLLGRVFPAHDTRTLDIGPALCRESIARAAGPNVTAADVEDRLASAGEIGAVAAGFDFGGQRGLAAFGEGRDVLTVAELDGALRELAAASGDGSESRKLDALFGLFNRCDPAEATFLARLVLGEMRIGVGEGTVRDAVAEAFLAVSAGGDGDEEEGDGDEEEGDGDEEEQPDGDDTDPALRADDEAVATIERALQVTNDYGRVAALARDEGLTGLRAEGLEVGRPVQAMLAQAGTATDAVESFGEVAVETKFDGARVQIHYVPEGDGDEADGGALGPELYSRNMDDVTDALPEIAERVADRADVPVILDGEVVAVDDGGDPLPFQEVLRRFRRKHDVDRMRDEVSLRLHAFDCLHADGADFLDEPLRARHDRLVDVLPGAAAELETASDVEAIEAAEAAALDAGHEGVMLKDPDAAYTPGDRGREWLKRKPDVETLDAVVVGAEWGEGRRADLFGTFLLGVRAGADGVSAEADSRRAETGDDEFATIGKVATGLTDEELADLTERLEPHVVSEDGTELAIRPAVVLEVGYEEIQTSPTYSSGYALRFPRFVGVREDKSVADADSLERVARLAGDAA from the coding sequence ATGGAGTTCGCCACGTTCGCCGCGCGCGCCGAGGAGCTCGCGGCCGAGCCGGGCGACATCGGGACGACGCTCGCGGTCGCCGACCTGCTCCGTGCGACCGACGGCGACGACCTCGCGACTGTCACCCGGTTCCTGCTCGGCCGCGTCTTCCCGGCGCACGACACCCGGACCCTCGATATCGGCCCGGCGCTGTGCCGGGAATCGATCGCCCGCGCCGCGGGCCCCAACGTGACCGCCGCCGACGTCGAAGACCGGCTCGCGTCGGCGGGCGAGATCGGCGCGGTCGCCGCGGGCTTCGACTTCGGCGGCCAGCGCGGGCTCGCCGCCTTCGGTGAGGGCCGCGACGTGCTCACGGTCGCCGAACTCGACGGGGCGCTGCGGGAGCTGGCGGCCGCGTCGGGCGACGGCAGCGAGTCGCGCAAGCTCGACGCGCTGTTCGGCCTGTTCAATCGCTGTGACCCCGCCGAGGCGACGTTCCTCGCGCGGCTGGTGCTCGGCGAGATGCGGATCGGCGTCGGCGAGGGGACCGTCCGGGACGCGGTCGCCGAGGCGTTCCTCGCGGTGTCGGCGGGGGGCGACGGCGACGAAGAAGAGGGCGACGGCGACGAAGAAGAGGGCGACGGCGACGAAGAAGAACAGCCCGACGGCGACGACACAGATCCTGCCCTCCGCGCCGACGACGAGGCGGTCGCGACCATCGAGCGCGCGCTGCAGGTGACGAACGACTACGGCCGCGTCGCGGCGCTCGCGCGCGACGAGGGGCTCACCGGTCTCCGCGCGGAGGGGCTCGAGGTCGGGCGCCCCGTGCAGGCGATGCTCGCGCAGGCGGGGACGGCGACCGACGCGGTCGAGTCGTTCGGCGAGGTCGCCGTCGAGACCAAGTTCGACGGGGCGCGCGTGCAGATTCACTACGTGCCCGAGGGCGACGGCGACGAGGCCGACGGCGGAGCGCTCGGGCCCGAACTCTACTCCCGCAACATGGACGACGTGACCGACGCGCTCCCGGAGATCGCTGAGCGCGTCGCGGACCGCGCCGACGTCCCGGTCATCCTCGACGGCGAGGTCGTCGCGGTCGACGACGGCGGCGACCCGCTCCCGTTCCAGGAGGTGCTGCGGCGCTTCCGCCGGAAACACGACGTCGACCGGATGCGCGACGAGGTGTCGCTCCGGCTCCACGCCTTCGACTGCCTCCACGCCGACGGCGCGGACTTCCTCGACGAGCCGCTCCGGGCCCGCCACGATCGCCTCGTCGACGTCCTGCCGGGCGCGGCCGCGGAGTTGGAGACCGCGAGCGACGTCGAGGCGATCGAGGCGGCCGAGGCGGCCGCGCTCGACGCGGGCCACGAGGGCGTCATGCTGAAGGACCCGGACGCGGCCTACACCCCGGGCGACCGGGGCCGGGAGTGGCTGAAGCGCAAGCCCGACGTGGAGACGCTCGACGCGGTCGTCGTCGGCGCGGAGTGGGGCGAGGGGCGCCGCGCCGACCTGTTCGGGACGTTCCTGCTCGGCGTGCGGGCGGGGGCGGACGGGGTGTCGGCCGAGGCGGACTCGAGGAGGGCCGAGACGGGAGACGACGAGTTCGCGACCATCGGCAAGGTCGCGACCGGCCTCACCGACGAGGAGCTCGCCGACCTCACCGAGCGGCTGGAGCCCCACGTGGTGAGCGAGGACGGGACCGAGCTCGCGATCCGGCCCGCGGTCGTCCTGGAGGTCGGCTACGAGGAGATCCAGACGTCCCCGACGTACTCGTCGGGCTACGCGCTGCGGTTCCCGCGGTTCGTCGGCGTCCGCGAGGACAAGTCGGTCGCGGACGCCGACTCGCTGGAGCGGGTCGCGCGCCTCGCCGGCGACGCGGCGTAG
- a CDS encoding aldo/keto reductase: protein MDYRRLGNTGLSVSELCFGTWRFGRETNGVVETGREEAHELLDAAADHGINFIDTANVYGNPNGTSEQYVGEWLADRDREDYVVASKVYFPFDGRGEPGPNDSGLGRKHIRAQVEGTLDRLDTDYLDIYYIHRWDEETPIEETMRVLDELVSEGKVHYLGASTMAAWQLTKALWTADANDYASFDVVQPLHHAGYYEDVSEYLDVCIDQEIAVCPYSPLAGGFLTGKYERADPDDPEQVIAPDGSRASFDDRFERFYLSERGWKVLDAVREVAAELDATPAQVALAWLTEWDEFTCVPIVGARTTEQLEENVAATDLDLSDAQWDRIMDARYAPDGTLWGH from the coding sequence ATGGACTACCGACGGCTCGGGAACACCGGACTCAGCGTCTCGGAGCTTTGCTTCGGGACGTGGCGCTTCGGGCGGGAGACCAACGGCGTCGTGGAGACGGGCCGTGAGGAGGCCCACGAGCTGCTCGACGCGGCCGCGGACCACGGGATCAACTTCATCGACACCGCCAACGTGTACGGGAACCCGAACGGGACGAGCGAGCAGTACGTCGGCGAGTGGCTCGCGGACCGCGACCGCGAGGACTACGTGGTCGCTTCGAAGGTGTACTTCCCGTTCGACGGGCGCGGCGAGCCCGGCCCCAACGACTCCGGGCTCGGGCGCAAGCACATCCGGGCGCAGGTCGAGGGGACGCTCGACCGGCTCGACACCGACTACCTCGACATCTACTACATCCACCGCTGGGACGAGGAGACGCCGATCGAGGAGACGATGCGCGTCCTCGACGAGCTCGTCTCGGAGGGGAAGGTCCACTACCTCGGCGCGTCGACGATGGCGGCGTGGCAGCTGACGAAGGCGCTGTGGACCGCCGACGCCAACGACTACGCCTCCTTCGACGTGGTCCAGCCGCTCCACCACGCGGGCTACTACGAGGACGTGAGCGAGTACCTCGACGTCTGTATCGACCAGGAGATCGCCGTCTGCCCGTACTCCCCGCTCGCGGGCGGATTCCTCACCGGCAAGTACGAGCGCGCGGACCCGGACGACCCCGAGCAGGTGATCGCGCCGGACGGCTCGCGCGCGAGCTTCGACGATCGGTTCGAGCGCTTCTACCTCTCCGAGCGGGGCTGGAAGGTCCTCGACGCGGTGCGCGAGGTGGCCGCCGAGCTCGACGCCACCCCGGCGCAGGTCGCGCTCGCGTGGCTGACGGAGTGGGACGAGTTCACCTGCGTGCCAATCGTCGGCGCGCGGACGACCGAGCAGCTGGAAGAGAACGTCGCCGCGACCGACCTCGACCTCTCGGACGCGCAGTGGGACCGGATCATGGACGCGCGGTACGCCCCGGACGGGACGCTCTGGGGACACTGA
- a CDS encoding ABC transporter ATP-binding protein, whose translation MEGITKRFGDVVANDDVDFSLEKGSIHALLGENGSGKTTLMSVLYGLYEKNAGTIHVDGEPETFESPRDAMDAGVGMIHQHFQLVETMTVLQNIILGHEPTDNGFVDTATARTDIEEICSRYDFHVDEFLDTKIQDLDLGARQRVEIVKSLYRGADILILDEPTAVLTPQEIEDLLDLMSELADAGHSLIFITHKLGEALDAADEITVLRDGEAIGTVDAGESSEEELARMMVGREIQFDRPSRDPPRGDSVLEATRLHVRDSRDLEQVSGVDLAVREGEILGIAGVQGNGQTELVEALTGLRDVDSGTVRFHDRDITDTNRRQRIRDGVAYIPEDRTTEGLVQDYTLVRNALLGNQTIEPFVDNGMIDWSAVDDHAEDIIREYDVQPPDKSTDAKSLSGGNQQKFIVGREIEHEPDVMIASHPTRGVDIGSIEFIHDRLLELRESGMAIVVVSSKLDEIQKLSDRIAVMYEGEFIGTVDPAETTEEELGMLMAGHDTCDGDAARENTPDGGVQS comes from the coding sequence ATGGAGGGTATCACGAAACGATTCGGCGACGTCGTGGCGAACGACGACGTCGATTTCTCGTTGGAGAAGGGGTCGATTCACGCCCTCCTCGGTGAGAACGGCTCCGGCAAGACGACGCTGATGAGCGTCCTCTACGGACTCTACGAGAAGAACGCCGGGACGATTCACGTCGACGGCGAGCCCGAAACGTTCGAATCGCCCAGAGACGCGATGGACGCGGGCGTCGGCATGATCCACCAGCATTTCCAGCTCGTGGAGACGATGACCGTACTCCAGAACATCATCCTGGGCCACGAGCCAACCGATAACGGGTTCGTCGACACGGCGACCGCTCGAACCGATATCGAGGAGATCTGCTCGCGCTACGATTTCCACGTCGACGAGTTCCTCGACACGAAGATTCAGGACCTCGATCTCGGTGCCCGCCAACGCGTCGAGATCGTGAAAAGCCTCTATCGCGGCGCGGATATCCTCATCCTCGACGAACCGACTGCGGTTCTCACTCCCCAGGAGATCGAGGATCTGCTCGACTTGATGTCGGAACTCGCAGACGCCGGTCACTCGCTCATATTTATTACGCACAAGCTGGGGGAGGCGCTCGACGCGGCCGACGAGATCACCGTGCTACGAGACGGCGAGGCAATCGGCACAGTCGACGCCGGAGAGAGTTCAGAAGAGGAGCTGGCGCGGATGATGGTCGGCCGAGAAATTCAGTTCGATCGCCCGTCTCGAGACCCGCCTCGAGGGGATTCCGTATTGGAAGCGACCCGGCTCCACGTGCGAGACAGTCGGGATCTCGAGCAGGTGAGCGGCGTCGATCTCGCCGTGCGGGAGGGTGAAATTCTCGGCATCGCCGGCGTCCAGGGAAACGGGCAGACCGAGCTCGTCGAGGCGCTGACGGGGCTGCGTGACGTCGACTCCGGAACCGTCCGTTTCCACGATCGGGACATCACGGATACGAACAGACGCCAGCGGATCAGAGACGGAGTCGCGTACATCCCGGAGGACCGGACGACGGAGGGACTCGTTCAGGACTACACGCTGGTTCGCAACGCGTTACTGGGGAACCAGACCATCGAACCGTTCGTCGATAACGGGATGATCGACTGGTCGGCCGTCGACGACCACGCCGAGGATATCATCCGGGAGTACGACGTGCAGCCACCGGACAAAAGCACCGACGCGAAGTCGCTGTCCGGCGGGAACCAGCAGAAGTTCATCGTCGGACGGGAGATCGAACACGAGCCCGACGTCATGATCGCGTCTCACCCGACGCGGGGGGTCGACATCGGCTCGATCGAGTTCATTCACGACCGGTTGCTGGAGCTGCGTGAGTCGGGGATGGCGATCGTCGTCGTCTCCTCGAAGCTCGACGAGATCCAGAAACTCTCGGACCGGATCGCGGTGATGTACGAAGGCGAATTTATCGGGACCGTCGATCCGGCCGAAACCACCGAAGAGGAACTCGGGATGCTGATGGCCGGTCACGACACCTGCGACGGGGACGCCGCCCGTGAGAACACGCCCGATGGGGGTGTTCAGTCGTGA
- a CDS encoding ribonuclease P protein component 4, with the protein MGIPSERIERLLTLAREAVVDGEYDRSREYVALARRIAERNRCGLPADFSRRTCDDCDVYLRPGKTGRVRLRPGRVVVRCRECGSTARYPFD; encoded by the coding sequence ATGGGGATCCCGTCGGAACGGATCGAGCGCCTGTTGACGCTCGCCCGCGAGGCGGTCGTCGACGGCGAGTACGACCGCTCCCGGGAGTACGTCGCGCTCGCGCGCCGGATCGCGGAGCGGAACCGCTGCGGCCTCCCGGCCGACTTCTCCCGGCGGACCTGCGACGACTGCGACGTCTACCTCCGGCCCGGGAAGACGGGCCGCGTCCGGCTCCGGCCCGGCCGCGTCGTGGTCCGCTGCCGCGAGTGCGGGTCGACGGCGCGGTACCCGTTCGACTGA
- a CDS encoding ABC transporter permease, whose protein sequence is MSLAEYAGENRIRIAGIVAVVGVAVLATVAMDLPIIDIVTIGFVERSLQAATPIALTAIGGLYAEKSGVFNIGVEGFMIFGAATAATMMWIISGGSPGQSDIWLAILASVLISLAFAIVFAVLLIRYEADQIVAGLALWFIGLGFGPFMAVLVWDSRNSPSLESINDLTVPVLADIPVLGPIFFDTSPLVLVTAVLAVAAWKFLNDTRYGYWIQAAGENPEALDTAGVSVTRVRYAAVIFSGVMAGLGGAVLLAQAGSFTGTGDTMVSGRGWIGIVAYLFGNYNPIGAAIAALVFGGLDMLQIQLQTVGINVPNRLVNLFPYVGVIVVLTVWGSTRTPSAVGESYESEE, encoded by the coding sequence ATGAGTCTCGCCGAGTACGCCGGCGAAAATCGGATCCGGATCGCGGGCATCGTCGCCGTCGTCGGCGTGGCGGTCCTCGCGACGGTGGCGATGGACCTGCCGATCATCGATATCGTTACGATCGGGTTCGTGGAGCGCTCGCTACAGGCCGCGACCCCTATCGCACTGACGGCGATCGGTGGGCTGTACGCCGAGAAGAGCGGAGTCTTCAACATCGGCGTCGAGGGGTTCATGATCTTCGGGGCGGCGACCGCGGCGACGATGATGTGGATCATCAGCGGGGGGTCCCCCGGCCAGAGCGATATCTGGCTCGCGATTCTCGCTTCGGTCCTGATCAGTCTGGCGTTCGCGATCGTGTTCGCCGTCCTGTTGATCCGGTACGAAGCGGACCAGATCGTCGCGGGGCTGGCGCTCTGGTTCATCGGTCTCGGGTTCGGGCCGTTCATGGCGGTCCTCGTCTGGGACAGCCGAAACAGCCCGAGCCTCGAGAGCATCAACGACCTGACTGTCCCGGTGCTTGCGGATATTCCGGTGCTCGGTCCGATCTTCTTCGACACGTCGCCGCTGGTGCTGGTCACTGCCGTTCTGGCCGTCGCCGCGTGGAAGTTCCTCAACGACACGCGATACGGATACTGGATCCAGGCGGCCGGTGAGAACCCGGAAGCGCTCGATACGGCCGGCGTCAGCGTCACGCGAGTCCGGTACGCCGCCGTGATCTTCTCCGGTGTCATGGCCGGGCTCGGCGGTGCGGTGTTGCTGGCGCAGGCGGGTTCGTTCACTGGGACTGGCGACACGATGGTCAGCGGCCGCGGCTGGATCGGTATCGTCGCCTACTTGTTCGGGAACTACAACCCGATCGGGGCCGCCATCGCGGCGCTCGTGTTCGGCGGACTGGATATGCTGCAGATCCAGTTACAGACCGTCGGCATCAACGTTCCCAACCGGCTCGTTAACCTATTCCCGTACGTCGGCGTGATCGTCGTCCTCACCGTCTGGGGCTCCACGCGGACGCCCTCCGCCGTCGGGGAGTCGTACGAGAGCGAAGAGTGA
- a CDS encoding FAD-dependent oxidoreductase, with amino-acid sequence MSDPFVVVGADAAGLSAASKFRREAPDREVLVFEKGRWISYAYCGMPYFIEGRIERLSNLLSLSPSDVDERGIDLRRGHEVVGVDPDEKTVAVETADGDAFKQSYGDLLVATGGRASTGPFDVRGVDGAFTLHNMDAAAAIDAYVAEPDAYDPNRADVSAVDRERVERNAAMPAPETAAIVGGGYVGVEMAEALSGRDLDVHLFQRSDHLLPPFGEAVGERVAAELVERGVTVHTGSPVDRLVGDDRIEAVGFDGEVFPVDMAVVGVGIEPNTELLDGTGVELGEGGAILTDEHGRTSLPDVYAAGDCATARHAVTGEPAWMPLGLTANRAGRAIGATVAGDPSPVGDIAGTAVVKAFDMEAGRVGLVEEEAARDAGFDPVRETVTAGSRSGYYPGAAPTDVTLVADRDSGRLLGGSIVGPDRAAVRIDTLATALEADMTVPEVERLDLAYAPPFSPVWDPILVAAKVLNGTLDAE; translated from the coding sequence ATGAGCGATCCCTTCGTCGTGGTCGGCGCCGACGCCGCCGGGCTGAGCGCCGCCAGCAAGTTCCGCCGCGAGGCGCCCGACCGCGAGGTACTCGTCTTCGAGAAGGGGCGGTGGATCTCGTACGCCTACTGCGGGATGCCGTACTTCATCGAAGGCCGGATCGAACGGCTGTCGAACCTCCTGTCGCTGTCCCCGAGCGACGTCGACGAGCGGGGGATCGACCTCCGGCGCGGCCACGAGGTCGTCGGCGTCGACCCGGACGAGAAGACCGTCGCGGTCGAGACCGCCGACGGCGACGCCTTCAAGCAGTCCTACGGCGACCTCCTCGTCGCGACCGGCGGGCGCGCGTCGACCGGGCCGTTCGACGTGCGCGGCGTCGACGGCGCCTTCACCCTCCACAACATGGACGCCGCGGCCGCGATCGACGCGTACGTCGCCGAGCCGGACGCGTACGACCCGAACCGCGCCGACGTGAGCGCGGTCGACCGCGAGCGCGTCGAGCGCAACGCCGCGATGCCGGCCCCCGAGACGGCGGCGATCGTCGGCGGCGGCTACGTCGGCGTCGAGATGGCGGAGGCGCTCTCCGGTCGCGACCTCGACGTCCACCTCTTCCAGCGCTCCGACCACCTGCTCCCGCCGTTCGGCGAGGCGGTCGGCGAGCGCGTCGCGGCGGAACTGGTCGAACGGGGCGTGACGGTCCACACGGGGAGCCCCGTCGACCGGCTCGTCGGCGACGACCGGATCGAGGCCGTCGGCTTCGACGGAGAGGTGTTCCCCGTCGACATGGCGGTCGTCGGCGTCGGAATCGAACCGAACACGGAGCTGCTCGACGGGACCGGCGTCGAGCTCGGCGAGGGGGGCGCGATACTGACCGACGAGCACGGCCGGACGAGCCTGCCGGACGTGTACGCCGCCGGCGACTGCGCGACCGCGAGACACGCCGTCACCGGCGAGCCGGCGTGGATGCCGCTCGGCCTCACCGCGAACCGCGCCGGGCGGGCGATCGGCGCCACCGTCGCGGGCGACCCCTCTCCCGTGGGTGACATCGCAGGCACCGCCGTCGTGAAGGCGTTCGACATGGAGGCCGGCCGCGTCGGCCTCGTCGAGGAGGAAGCCGCCCGCGATGCCGGCTTCGACCCGGTCCGCGAGACCGTCACCGCCGGCTCGCGGTCGGGCTACTACCCGGGCGCGGCGCCGACCGACGTGACGCTCGTCGCCGACCGCGACTCCGGTCGCCTGCTCGGCGGAAGCATCGTCGGGCCCGACCGCGCCGCGGTCCGGATCGACACGCTCGCGACCGCGCTGGAGGCCGACATGACCGTCCCGGAGGTCGAGCGACTCGACTTGGCGTACGCGCCGCCGTTCAGCCCGGTGTGGGATCCGATCCTCGTCGCGGCGAAGGTGCTCAACGGGACGCTCGACGCAGAGTAA
- a CDS encoding MBL fold metallo-hydrolase encodes MTVRYDDFAVEWLGYATARLAPEGGPVAYTDPGRYGVLDDYWARDGDLVVVTHDHHYDPEGIRSVASEDATLVIYEAVDPAGIDRDVESIGSLADDYDVVRVDDESRVDVDTPAGEATVWSVAAHNDPEGPNAGPDGSVTHPPGFGCGFLLGLGDRTVFWPGDSDALDAFAELDVSIFLANIGGGGIVADRHESAALAEAMDPDLVVPIHYDTFEMLEADGEAFAGDVAARSIPVALDARSATQ; translated from the coding sequence ATGACGGTCCGTTACGACGACTTCGCGGTGGAGTGGCTCGGCTACGCGACGGCGCGGCTCGCGCCCGAGGGCGGCCCGGTCGCCTACACCGACCCGGGGCGGTACGGCGTGCTCGACGACTACTGGGCGCGCGACGGCGACCTCGTCGTCGTCACCCACGACCACCACTACGACCCCGAGGGGATCCGGTCGGTCGCGAGCGAGGACGCGACGCTCGTGATCTACGAGGCGGTCGACCCGGCGGGGATCGACCGCGACGTGGAGTCGATCGGCTCGCTCGCAGACGACTACGACGTGGTCCGCGTCGACGACGAGTCGCGCGTCGACGTCGACACGCCCGCGGGGGAGGCGACCGTGTGGTCGGTCGCGGCCCACAACGATCCGGAGGGCCCGAACGCCGGCCCCGACGGCTCGGTGACGCACCCGCCCGGGTTCGGCTGCGGGTTCCTGCTCGGCCTCGGCGACCGCACCGTCTTCTGGCCGGGGGACTCGGACGCGCTCGACGCGTTCGCGGAGCTCGACGTCTCGATCTTCCTCGCGAACATCGGAGGCGGCGGCATCGTCGCCGACCGCCACGAGAGCGCGGCGCTCGCCGAGGCGATGGACCCGGACCTGGTCGTCCCGATCCACTACGACACCTTCGAAATGCTAGAAGCGGACGGGGAGGCGTTCGCTGGCGACGTCGCCGCCCGGTCGATCCCCGTCGCGCTGGACGCCCGGTCGGCGACTCAGTAG
- a CDS encoding methytransferase partner Trm112: MKESLMDVVCCPLDKADLELDVDDRDEEEILAGTLTCAECGETYPIEDGIPNLLPPDMREEAAA, encoded by the coding sequence ATGAAAGAGTCCCTGATGGACGTCGTCTGCTGCCCGCTTGACAAGGCCGACCTCGAACTCGACGTCGACGACCGAGACGAGGAGGAGATCCTCGCCGGCACGCTCACCTGCGCCGAGTGCGGGGAGACGTACCCCATCGAGGACGGGATCCCGAACCTCCTCCCGCCGGACATGCGCGAGGAAGCGGCCGCGTAG